The sequence GTGCTCGGTAAGGTGCCGATCGGCCCGGCGCAGGCTGGCCGTCACCTGGGCGACGTCAGCCTCGGGGACCCCGGGCTGTACACGAAGGACATATGGAGTTCCCGGAATGGGGCGGGCGTACGCAGGAAACGTCAGGTTGTACAGCAGCCAGGCAACAACGGCGAGGAGGCCCACAAGGAGCGGGCCGCGAGCGGAGCGATATGCAGCAGAGAAGCGCGGCGTGGACATCCACTCACACTAAATGGAGAAGTGAGTCACTCCGCGCTCATATCTGTGTTCTTGTGGTCTAGACCGTGCGATTTGTTCTGCCCGTCGGCACGGTGGGGTCTGGTTCTTCGCTGTGCGGTGATGGGCTGGTCGGAGGGTGCACAGGCCCAATCGTCTCTCGCCTCGATCCGGGCGTCGTTGAACAGTAGTTACAGGGCCCCTTGTCCGCTCCGGACCCCGCGGGATTTACCGCGGGATCAAAATATGTACGGAGCTGAACCATAACGATCATGATGCCCCTTGACGTCACAAACGAAGAATTTGGGCATGCTGGGTCGGCCAGTGGATGACTACAGGCAACTGCACGGTTGTTGAGTAACTTGGGAGTGGCGTTTGACCTTGTCTCGATCCCCGGGCGTTGAGAACTGCCGCTCCACGCGTACCGACTGCGTATTGCGGCCGGTCGCCCAGACGTGTCTGGCACGGTCAGCCGCTTCTCTGGTTCCCACGCGTTCTGCCAGACACTATTGTCGTGGGGCGGACCATTCGCGATTCGAAAGTTGGAGCCACGTGGCAGGTTTCTGTGTGTTCTTAACCCCATATCCGCAGAGGTGGTGCATCCTTACACCTCCTACCCTCTATCAGTGGGAAAAGCGGCAAGTGGCGGACAGTAATGACGTGAATGAAGTGCACTATCAAAGTGCCAATACCGAAAGTTACTGATCCTGATTTTCCTCCACCTCTGGTTTTTCAATATCGCCCTCGGTGTGGTCCGGCTGCGCTGGCCGTGTTCCACCGTCCGACGAATCCGCAAAAGTGCCAGCTTGCTCTGCACTGGCGGCAGCAATTCCCCGGTCCACATAGGTATAGAGTTCGCCGTCGCGACCATGAACTTCAATGGTGTAGGCGCTGAGTCTGGAGTCATCAAGCTTGATGACGCTTTTCTTGATGATGTTCCCTTGGGTGGGGTCCAGTGAGTAATCACCCAGCAGCCGGCTTTCGCAACTTTTCCCGTTCAACTGCCCTGGTAGTTGCCCCTCTGACGCTCCCAGAACTGCACGGCGTCGTTCGATGGCCTGGACGCACTGAGTCAGGTAATATCGTGCATTGTTGCGGTCGAGTGTCTGCTGTCTTTGTTCGTAGTGCTTCTTTTCTGCAGCGTCGCACCCAGGCAACACGAGCAGTCCAAGCAACAGCCATCCATATAACGGCAGTTTGTTCATCAAGTTTCATTACGTGATAGGGGCGATGTCAGTTCCGACCTGCAAATTCAGACTTGGCTGGACGATCGGGCGAGACGAACCTTCAACGCTGTCGTTGCAAATACAACGTCAGGACGGTCACTTGGTGGACTTTGTGACCAAAACTACAAATATAGTTGAACAAGACAGGTAAAGTTCAACCTAGTTTTTCAAGTACGCAGTGTTCAAAGGGCGCACAGGGAATCTCAGGTGCGCTTTTTTGCGTTTGAAATTCGAGGAGTGGAACATGGCAGTAGGTAAAGTGAAATGGTTCAATGCGGAAAAAGGCTTCGGATTCATTGAAACGCCGGGTAGCGCCGACGTCTTCGCGCACTTCAGTGCGATCCAGAGCAGCGGCTTCAAGAAGCTCAACGAAGGTGACGAAGTTGAGTACGAAGTTGAACCCGGCCAGAATGGCAAAGGCCCCCAGGCCAAGAACATCGTGGTGACCAAAGCTGCCCCCGTAAGCGGGTACAGTGACCGTCCTGCGCGCCGCGACGACCGCTGGTAATAGCGACATCAACATAAAAGGGACACCTCGTGTCCCTTTTTTCCGTTTTTACCTCGTTTAGGGCTTGCCTGAGAGCAGATCAAGTGCGTCTGAGAAGGGATTTCCCAGATTTCAGGTGCCAGGACATGCGGTTTATCGAGTGCCAGGGGTTTTCAGCCTAACCGTTGTCTTCAAGGCGCAGAAGCCCTGCTGCCGAAAAGTAGGGCATGACGAGAGGAAAGAACTGCTTCTGCAACCCCTC comes from Deinococcus malanensis and encodes:
- a CDS encoding cold-shock protein — protein: MAVGKVKWFNAEKGFGFIETPGSADVFAHFSAIQSSGFKKLNEGDEVEYEVEPGQNGKGPQAKNIVVTKAAPVSGYSDRPARRDDRW